In Candidatus Babeliales bacterium, the following proteins share a genomic window:
- a CDS encoding DJ-1/PfpI family protein — translation MNVVKDKEVVLIIASEGFQPIEYLETKKQLEAQGIKVLTASDREGGAIATDTSTAPVDSTIDQLDGNQYDGIFLIGGSGALECLDNSTTAHLITQAKHSDTPYGAICISTRILAKAGALTGKKATGWNGDNALDVIYKLHGVDYQKEKTIVTDGLVVTAAGPNDAKEFAQGIIRVLTKKELG, via the coding sequence GAACGTAGTAAAAGATAAAGAAGTAGTATTGATTATCGCAAGTGAAGGTTTCCAACCAATTGAATATTTGGAAACAAAAAAACAACTTGAAGCGCAAGGTATAAAAGTGCTCACCGCAAGCGATAGAGAGGGCGGCGCAATTGCGACCGATACCTCAACTGCACCGGTAGACAGCACGATCGATCAACTTGATGGCAATCAATATGATGGCATTTTTTTAATCGGTGGTTCAGGCGCACTTGAGTGTTTGGATAATTCCACAACAGCTCACTTGATCACGCAAGCAAAACACAGTGACACTCCCTATGGAGCGATTTGCATTTCCACACGAATTCTTGCAAAAGCTGGTGCACTCACCGGAAAAAAAGCGACCGGATGGAATGGCGATAATGCATTGGATGTTATATATAAATTGCACGGCGTGGATTACCAAAAAGAAAAAACAATTGTTACTGATGGGTTAGTGGTTACTGCAGCAGGCCCCAACGACGCAAAAGAATTTGCACAAGGAATAATTCGAGTGCTCACAAAAAAAGAATTAGGATAG
- a CDS encoding cyclase family protein: MNIIDISWPIAPGMTEYKNRASVHLKKIKNVLDNGAAESEICLHSHTGTHIDAPSHFLSDGKTIENVSLDSLIGTCRVIDLTHVDDAITRQDIEAHIVNAGERILLKTKNSARSISEPFDPSFIYLRADAARFLVDKKIKTIGIDYLGIERNQPKHDTHELLMKADITIIEGLRLQGVSAGNYELYCLPLLIPGIDAAPARAILMK, translated from the coding sequence GTGAATATTATCGATATCAGTTGGCCAATTGCACCGGGCATGACCGAATATAAAAATCGTGCCAGCGTGCATCTCAAAAAAATAAAAAACGTTTTAGATAACGGCGCGGCTGAATCGGAGATTTGTTTGCATAGCCACACTGGCACGCATATCGATGCGCCATCTCATTTTTTAAGTGATGGTAAAACTATAGAAAACGTATCACTCGATTCATTGATTGGTACATGCCGCGTTATCGATTTAACGCATGTTGATGATGCAATTACCCGACAGGATATTGAAGCGCATATAGTTAATGCTGGCGAACGGATTTTATTGAAAACAAAAAATAGTGCGCGTTCAATTAGCGAGCCATTTGATCCTTCATTTATTTATCTACGTGCCGATGCTGCCCGCTTTTTAGTAGATAAAAAAATAAAAACAATCGGCATCGATTATTTAGGAATTGAACGCAATCAACCTAAGCACGATACGCACGAACTTCTCATGAAAGCTGATATCACTATTATTGAAGGGTTACGCTTGCAGGGTGTATCCGCCGGAAATTATGAACTCTATTGTTTACCACTTTTAATACCAGGGATTGATGCAGCTCCTGCACGTGCAATTTTGATGAAGTGA
- a CDS encoding UDP-N-acetylmuramoyl-L-alanyl-D-glutamate--2,6-diaminopimelate ligase has product MNHSPFLPNIFPVACHTNNVGTSSIFVAVKGMKDDGVNHIPEALSRGARIIVVAQDAHIPDDIQSLIQRSNVLLLRTDNTRRALAQLSQHELNYPAKSLKILAITGTKGKTTTAFLLAHLLRSAGKKVALLSSVYNMIDTEILPTELTTQHPDYLHLFFDACKKNSIEYVVMETAAQAFSLDRVFDLSFDGVIFTNFSNEHAEFYPTQEAYFQAKCQIFAQSKENAPIFINADDAHFEELKKRCAIAESFSLRVASSIKGEIISNDWNGLKLKIVLDGADYNFFCPALLGEFNAYNILAAISMAHGIGVDIETIFKGCASFNGVPGRLELYKLPNGARGIIDKAHNQSSFEAVLSALRPLTTQLIVVFGAGGDRDATKRPLMGAVAANYADLVIITSDNPRSEKLQIIIEQIMAGISEQSIEKTIIIENREKAILHAYQNSTRGSIIALLGKGPDEYELVSGVKTYFSERSILQSLPIKEAL; this is encoded by the coding sequence ATGAATCATTCACCGTTTTTGCCAAACATATTTCCGGTTGCATGCCACACCAATAATGTTGGTACATCTTCTATTTTTGTCGCCGTAAAAGGTATGAAAGACGATGGGGTTAATCATATTCCTGAAGCTTTATCACGCGGTGCGCGCATTATTGTTGTTGCGCAAGATGCGCATATTCCGGATGATATTCAATCTTTGATTCAAAGATCAAACGTGCTTTTATTGCGCACCGATAATACGCGGCGTGCACTGGCGCAATTGAGTCAGCATGAGCTTAATTATCCTGCCAAGTCGTTGAAAATACTGGCTATTACTGGCACTAAAGGAAAAACAACTACCGCTTTTTTACTTGCGCATCTGTTGCGCAGTGCAGGAAAAAAAGTAGCGCTGCTGAGTTCCGTGTACAATATGATCGACACCGAAATTCTGCCAACTGAGCTCACTACTCAGCATCCTGATTATTTGCACCTCTTTTTTGATGCGTGTAAAAAAAATAGTATTGAATATGTCGTGATGGAAACCGCTGCGCAGGCGTTTTCACTCGATCGTGTTTTTGATTTGTCTTTTGATGGGGTTATATTTACGAATTTCTCAAACGAGCATGCCGAGTTTTATCCAACTCAGGAAGCTTATTTTCAAGCAAAGTGTCAGATTTTTGCTCAATCAAAAGAAAATGCACCGATTTTTATCAATGCTGACGACGCGCACTTTGAAGAACTCAAGAAAAGATGTGCTATTGCGGAATCGTTTTCTTTGCGTGTCGCTAGCTCGATTAAGGGTGAAATTATTTCAAATGATTGGAATGGGCTAAAACTAAAAATTGTGCTCGATGGTGCAGATTATAATTTTTTTTGCCCCGCACTTTTGGGTGAATTTAATGCGTATAATATTTTAGCAGCAATAAGTATGGCCCATGGCATTGGGGTTGATATTGAAACCATTTTTAAAGGTTGCGCATCGTTTAACGGAGTTCCCGGGCGGCTTGAATTGTACAAACTGCCTAACGGCGCGCGCGGCATTATTGATAAGGCGCACAATCAATCATCATTTGAAGCGGTACTTTCCGCGTTGCGGCCATTAACTACTCAATTAATCGTGGTGTTTGGCGCGGGGGGCGATCGAGATGCAACAAAGCGTCCATTAATGGGCGCTGTTGCCGCTAACTATGCCGATTTAGTAATTATTACTTCAGATAATCCTCGGTCGGAAAAATTGCAGATAATTATTGAACAAATTATGGCGGGAATTAGCGAACAGAGCATTGAAAAAACGATTATTATTGAGAATCGGGAAAAAGCAATTCTGCATGCGTATCAAAATTCTACCAGAGGCTCAATTATTGCATTACTGGGCAAAGGGCCTGATGAATATGAGTTGGTGAGTGGTGTAAAAACTTATTTTAGTGAGCGATCAATTTTACAATCGCTCCCGATAAAGGAAGCGTTGTGA
- a CDS encoding WD40 repeat domain-containing protein gives MNVLSKIFFVLVQILFCFSSNCMQKPVECPLGMKIQITGDKGLETKILSSEIDTTSFSKVALASPVIQELMAQDKSTIDLSVLSKAQYLVLTNLADQLDKPKELKQQIEGYYASPYVLVRIVQAAIDLKMQLLKDIALSVLAKKLSGQEDIKITEKMMEKEQILDPLLEFMSWFSTAKYSKEIKAALRGSLIESYNQIVGWISSRVFAFDGNQDARALVFKNNAQQDLIASNGNGNLAVWNFKTGSKLKEMREQGVIYSSLALGDNQNLLVGASATDLQLIETKNFNVQRKIQTQAIINGVAVHPFAQEGVATQFGDAVYFDAKTNQQKDLATQPATIFRGAAFASSGKLYAIAGDDKKLRLFSNDSKKEEFSFGEKLFSVAFNQKNDYQLIIGGETVIYLLDLNKRTYQTSEKIGARLNSVAFSSDGKKFVAGNESKIFVGHVNSKIEIKHTISIPGVNAVLFSPDNRMIVAATQQGIRVVDLFAFENGYIDTETLIYLGVIEQVASNANAQKPFSLMIPNDIKISMRAKLPPFLHNYLENPLLFTAARSKQAKNEEAVEKEVSEFEKIDLPLSEKKQSEEPTTWWQTIRQKVGY, from the coding sequence ATGAATGTGCTATCTAAAATATTTTTCGTCTTAGTGCAGATTTTGTTTTGCTTTTCATCAAACTGCATGCAGAAACCGGTCGAATGCCCTCTAGGTATGAAAATTCAAATTACTGGAGATAAAGGACTTGAGACAAAAATTTTATCAAGCGAAATTGATACCACTAGCTTTTCTAAAGTCGCTCTAGCCTCTCCGGTTATTCAGGAACTCATGGCGCAAGATAAATCAACTATCGATTTGAGTGTTTTATCGAAGGCTCAATATTTGGTGCTGACGAACTTAGCCGACCAACTGGATAAGCCAAAAGAACTGAAACAACAAATCGAGGGTTACTATGCATCTCCGTATGTGCTTGTTCGTATTGTGCAGGCGGCAATCGATTTGAAAATGCAACTGCTCAAAGACATCGCTCTTTCAGTTCTTGCAAAAAAATTGAGTGGGCAAGAAGATATAAAAATTACTGAAAAAATGATGGAAAAAGAGCAGATTCTGGATCCACTTTTAGAGTTTATGTCCTGGTTTTCCACCGCAAAATATTCAAAAGAAATTAAGGCCGCACTTCGAGGCAGTTTAATAGAAAGTTATAATCAAATAGTGGGTTGGATTAGTTCGAGAGTTTTTGCATTTGATGGCAACCAAGATGCGCGAGCATTGGTATTTAAAAACAATGCCCAACAAGATCTTATTGCCTCCAATGGTAATGGTAATCTTGCGGTTTGGAATTTTAAAACGGGAAGCAAGTTAAAAGAGATGCGTGAGCAGGGAGTTATTTATTCTTCGCTTGCGCTGGGAGATAATCAGAATTTACTCGTTGGCGCATCAGCAACCGATCTTCAGCTTATAGAGACAAAAAATTTTAATGTTCAGCGAAAAATCCAGACGCAGGCAATTATTAATGGGGTTGCTGTTCATCCTTTCGCGCAAGAGGGAGTTGCTACTCAATTTGGAGACGCAGTATATTTCGATGCAAAAACAAATCAGCAGAAAGATCTTGCAACCCAACCAGCCACCATATTTCGCGGAGCTGCTTTTGCTTCTTCAGGTAAATTATATGCAATAGCTGGGGATGATAAAAAGCTCCGTTTATTTTCAAACGATAGTAAAAAAGAAGAATTTTCTTTCGGAGAAAAATTATTTTCAGTCGCTTTTAACCAAAAAAACGATTATCAACTCATTATTGGCGGAGAAACGGTAATTTATCTTCTGGATTTAAATAAGAGGACCTATCAAACTTCTGAAAAAATTGGTGCGCGGTTGAATTCGGTAGCTTTTAGCTCAGATGGAAAAAAGTTCGTGGCCGGAAACGAGAGTAAAATTTTTGTTGGTCACGTAAATAGTAAGATCGAGATCAAACATACGATTTCCATCCCGGGTGTTAATGCAGTGCTTTTCAGTCCCGATAACCGAATGATAGTTGCGGCTACACAGCAGGGTATACGGGTAGTTGATCTTTTTGCGTTCGAAAACGGTTATATCGATACCGAAACACTTATATACTTGGGCGTTATTGAGCAAGTCGCGAGTAACGCGAATGCACAAAAACCATTCTCGCTAATGATACCTAATGATATAAAGATAAGTATGCGGGCAAAACTGCCACCGTTTTTACATAATTATTTAGAAAATCCTTTACTGTTTACTGCTGCTAGATCAAAACAAGCAAAAAATGAAGAAGCGGTAGAGAAAGAAGTATCAGAATTCGAAAAAATTGACCTGCCGCTCTCTGAAAAAAAACAGTCAGAAGAACCAACAACTTGGTGGCAAACTATTAGACAAAAAGTCGGTTACTGA
- a CDS encoding amino acid carrier protein, with amino-acid sequence MDINSSIAYINDYLWHWPLLLFIFFAATTITVACQFVQFRHFFTAWRLTLKKEMNRSKGDMTPLEALFNALSISTGNGSIAGMATAVASGGPGAALWVFIFGFLGMGLRFAEVFLGSYFKPEHQADLTVGGPMIYLQRLPLGHFFSRMYALLLLFLGLAASAGMQSNSMCVGCVYLFGVPAWLVGLALFSFAFYVITGGAERIVSIVDAVVPFKVLAFFSTALVIIVYHYDKFVPALSLIIRSGFSSAAIAGGAAGFGVQQAMRYGFSRSINASEAGLGSAAVFFGGTNIAEPRKNGILSMLSVFMSANLVCFLVALIIVMTGVAHSGQTGLALTIAAYETVFGSFGGLIVTILSLVFGLGVMISYAYVSLSCWLFVTNGRFERLFKIIFPLSAFFGSISRVDLVWNLSDLVNAGLLIINILGLLWLLPLIAKEMRKSSY; translated from the coding sequence GTGGATATCAATAGCAGTATAGCATATATAAACGATTATTTGTGGCACTGGCCGCTCCTACTTTTTATCTTTTTTGCGGCTACCACAATAACGGTGGCCTGCCAGTTTGTTCAATTTCGCCATTTTTTTACCGCGTGGCGGCTCACTCTTAAAAAAGAAATGAATCGAAGTAAGGGGGATATGACTCCGCTTGAAGCGCTTTTTAATGCGCTGAGCATCAGTACCGGAAATGGCAGTATTGCCGGAATGGCGACAGCGGTCGCTTCTGGTGGCCCGGGAGCAGCATTATGGGTTTTTATTTTTGGTTTTTTAGGAATGGGTTTGCGGTTTGCGGAGGTTTTTTTAGGTTCTTATTTTAAACCTGAACATCAAGCAGATTTAACAGTCGGCGGCCCGATGATTTATTTACAGCGGCTTCCTTTAGGGCATTTTTTTTCTCGTATGTATGCGCTTTTGCTCCTTTTTCTTGGCCTTGCAGCTAGCGCTGGAATGCAATCAAATTCGATGTGCGTGGGATGCGTTTATCTTTTTGGTGTTCCTGCATGGTTGGTGGGTTTAGCTTTATTTAGCTTTGCGTTTTATGTAATTACCGGCGGAGCGGAGCGAATTGTTAGCATTGTCGATGCGGTGGTTCCTTTTAAGGTATTAGCTTTTTTTAGCACGGCGCTTGTCATTATTGTTTATCATTATGATAAATTCGTTCCTGCGCTTTCGCTCATTATTAGATCTGGATTTAGCTCAGCGGCAATTGCTGGGGGCGCTGCAGGATTTGGTGTGCAACAAGCGATGCGCTATGGTTTTTCTCGCTCAATTAACGCATCCGAGGCGGGCCTGGGTTCAGCTGCCGTATTTTTTGGAGGCACTAATATTGCTGAGCCAAGAAAAAACGGGATTTTATCTATGCTCAGCGTTTTCATGAGCGCAAATCTTGTGTGTTTTTTGGTGGCTTTAATTATTGTAATGACGGGTGTCGCCCATTCAGGCCAAACAGGATTGGCGTTGACTATCGCCGCCTATGAAACAGTTTTTGGATCTTTTGGTGGATTAATCGTTACGATTTTATCGCTTGTTTTTGGGCTTGGCGTGATGATTTCATACGCTTACGTTTCGCTTTCTTGTTGGCTTTTTGTGACAAACGGCCGATTTGAGCGGCTTTTCAAAATCATTTTTCCACTCTCCGCATTTTTTGGTTCGATTAGTAGGGTCGATTTAGTTTGGAATTTGAGTGACCTGGTAAATGCAGGGTTGCTAATAATTAATATTTTAGGATTATTGTGGCTATTGCCACTTATTGCCAAAGAGATGCGAAAATCAAGCTATTAG
- the ruvX gene encoding Holliday junction resolvase RuvX gives MKLLALDLGDQWTGIAISDSLLYTAKPDQAIATTALNKTLAQIIAKESIKTIIIGLPITLKARESEQTTKVRVMKEKLEKAFPEISFILWDERLTSKQAAELKPVRNKEEKLHRHAIAAAFILQSYLDYLQYQKNI, from the coding sequence ATGAAACTCCTAGCTCTTGATCTTGGCGACCAATGGACCGGCATCGCTATTTCCGATTCTCTTTTATATACCGCAAAGCCAGATCAGGCTATTGCTACAACTGCGCTCAATAAAACGCTCGCTCAAATAATTGCAAAAGAATCTATTAAAACAATTATTATCGGGCTGCCCATAACGCTCAAAGCGCGTGAAAGTGAGCAAACTACTAAAGTACGTGTAATGAAAGAAAAACTGGAAAAAGCGTTTCCCGAAATAAGTTTTATCTTATGGGACGAACGATTGACCAGTAAACAGGCGGCAGAATTAAAGCCAGTTCGCAATAAAGAAGAAAAATTGCATAGGCATGCAATCGCCGCAGCGTTTATTTTGCAGTCCTACCTCGATTATTTGCAATACCAGAAAAATATATAA
- the tsaB gene encoding tRNA (adenosine(37)-N6)-threonylcarbamoyltransferase complex dimerization subunit type 1 TsaB, whose amino-acid sequence MMRLASSISNKNAKTENRMSLFFLAVQATYTSLEVGIYRDQQQLAIKQLEKTSSNLLIDTIAALLKQQNLSLINLAFIAVNRGPAPFTSLRVALATVNGIAFSSGIKLVGVDGLRTFAQAESAPDFPPTAFLLNAFNNDVYYAVKLPNTELEIGCAPIDDVLSQISKKDAHHWRFMGNGAILFKEKIDSLFKKSTIETEPIYPSLLSVAHAAFSSWQKKALIIDRALPLYLKETHYKKSALNHN is encoded by the coding sequence ATGATGCGTTTAGCATCTTCCATCAGCAACAAAAATGCAAAAACCGAAAATAGAATGAGTTTATTTTTTTTAGCCGTGCAAGCTACGTACACCTCACTAGAAGTTGGGATTTATCGCGACCAACAACAGCTTGCAATTAAGCAACTTGAAAAAACTTCGAGTAATTTATTAATTGATACCATTGCTGCACTTCTGAAACAACAGAATCTTTCGCTAATAAATCTCGCATTTATCGCAGTAAATAGAGGACCGGCTCCTTTTACCTCGCTGCGCGTTGCTCTTGCAACCGTCAACGGGATAGCTTTCAGTTCTGGCATTAAACTTGTAGGCGTCGACGGTTTGCGCACCTTCGCGCAAGCAGAAAGCGCTCCAGATTTTCCGCCAACCGCCTTTCTATTAAACGCGTTTAATAACGATGTTTATTATGCGGTTAAATTGCCAAATACAGAACTTGAAATCGGATGTGCTCCGATAGATGATGTTTTGTCACAGATCTCAAAAAAAGATGCGCATCATTGGCGCTTTATGGGCAATGGAGCAATACTTTTTAAAGAAAAAATCGATTCTCTGTTTAAAAAGAGCACGATCGAAACAGAACCAATCTATCCTTCATTGCTATCGGTTGCTCACGCAGCCTTTTCATCGTGGCAAAAAAAAGCATTAATTATCGATCGAGCGCTTCCGCTTTATTTAAAAGAAACGCACTACAAAAAAAGCGCTCTAAATCACAACTAG
- a CDS encoding ATP-binding cassette domain-containing protein, with amino-acid sequence MIEIKDLRKEFDGRLITRGVNLKIPDHQMTVIIGRSGEGKSVLLKQIIGLIAPTSGAIVVDGRDITQLDGEQLESVFKEFGYVFQFAALLDSLNVFENIGISLLEAGIAIDQVLPIVREKLALVNLPQDVLYKYPSELSGGMKKRVGLARTLIMQPKVILYDEPTTGLDPVTSRVIHELMYDMQCRLSITSIVISHDVEIFKFADNVALLHEGEIRYFGDAKTIWDCDNPYVYQFIRGLSRGPITTEIPDANQNED; translated from the coding sequence ATGATTGAGATCAAAGATTTAAGAAAAGAGTTTGACGGCCGCTTGATTACACGCGGCGTTAATTTAAAAATCCCAGATCATCAAATGACCGTTATTATTGGTCGCTCTGGTGAAGGCAAATCTGTTTTGCTCAAGCAAATTATTGGGCTGATCGCCCCCACTTCTGGCGCGATTGTTGTGGATGGACGGGATATTACACAACTCGATGGCGAGCAATTAGAATCTGTTTTTAAAGAGTTTGGTTATGTTTTTCAGTTTGCAGCGCTACTCGATTCATTGAATGTTTTTGAAAATATTGGCATTTCGTTGCTTGAAGCGGGAATTGCGATTGATCAAGTGCTGCCTATTGTTCGCGAAAAGTTGGCACTCGTTAATTTGCCCCAAGATGTACTTTATAAATATCCTTCAGAACTTTCTGGCGGTATGAAAAAGCGTGTCGGTTTGGCTCGCACTCTTATAATGCAGCCCAAAGTGATTCTTTATGATGAACCGACAACCGGGCTTGATCCTGTTACTTCACGCGTTATTCATGAACTGATGTACGATATGCAATGCCGCCTTTCTATTACTTCGATCGTTATTTCGCACGATGTTGAAATATTCAAATTTGCGGATAACGTCGCGCTCTTGCATGAAGGGGAGATTCGGTATTTTGGGGACGCAAAAACGATTTGGGATTGTGATAATCCCTATGTGTATCAATTCATTCGCGGCCTTTCTCGGGGCCCGATCACTACTGAGATACCAGATGCAAATCAAAATGAAGATTGA
- a CDS encoding ABC transporter permease, translating into MAFIKVVDEIGRYVLNVCNRFGSFIIFFAICAKTLFTTRLKIGKTFAQMQTIGVDSLSIVVLTGTFGGAVIAFQTYIGFKRFGGHEFMGPIVALSLSRELAPVLTGLMVTGRAGSAIAAEIGTMRITEQIDALRTLCINTWQYLVVPRIVASTLMLPFLTLFAFVFGTLGGYAIAVYVLGLNGHQYLNGIARHLQLQDVIKGLFKSSVFGLILAWVGAYKGYNTKGGARGVGRATTQSVVVASIMILIANYFLTAFLF; encoded by the coding sequence ATGGCCTTTATAAAGGTAGTTGACGAAATTGGCCGGTACGTGCTTAATGTTTGCAATCGATTTGGTTCCTTTATTATTTTTTTTGCTATTTGCGCAAAAACTCTATTTACCACTCGTTTGAAAATCGGAAAAACGTTTGCTCAAATGCAAACAATCGGCGTGGATTCACTCAGCATTGTCGTGCTTACGGGAACGTTTGGCGGGGCAGTGATAGCATTCCAAACCTATATCGGATTTAAACGATTTGGCGGCCACGAGTTTATGGGGCCAATCGTTGCTCTTTCTCTTTCAAGAGAACTAGCGCCCGTACTTACTGGATTGATGGTAACCGGCAGAGCCGGTTCTGCAATCGCTGCAGAAATTGGCACTATGCGAATTACGGAACAAATTGACGCACTTCGTACTCTTTGCATTAATACGTGGCAATACTTAGTGGTGCCTCGCATTGTTGCAAGCACTCTAATGCTTCCCTTTCTTACGCTGTTTGCTTTTGTATTTGGGACCCTTGGCGGATATGCAATTGCGGTGTATGTGCTTGGGCTTAATGGTCATCAATATTTGAACGGCATTGCGCGCCATTTGCAGCTGCAAGATGTTATAAAGGGGCTTTTTAAATCGAGTGTTTTTGGGCTCATTCTTGCATGGGTTGGTGCATACAAGGGGTATAACACCAAAGGCGGAGCGCGCGGCGTTGGCCGTGCAACGACTCAAAGCGTTGTGGTTGCATCGATAATGATCTTGATCGCAAACTATTTTTTGACCGCATTTTTGTTTTGA
- the secG gene encoding preprotein translocase subunit SecG, whose amino-acid sequence MIFGLLVSLYVFCCLFLMLLVLIQKGKGSMGLGNLGGGTQLLFGGSGGQDMFQKMTWVLGAIFMGGSLFLSLYKSSEVRSARYLTGAQSVSWQQPSL is encoded by the coding sequence ATGATTTTCGGTTTGCTCGTCTCCCTTTACGTTTTTTGTTGCCTATTTTTGATGCTTTTGGTGCTCATACAAAAAGGGAAAGGCAGCATGGGCCTTGGTAACTTGGGCGGCGGTACCCAACTTCTTTTTGGTGGTTCTGGCGGCCAAGATATGTTTCAAAAAATGACCTGGGTGCTGGGTGCGATTTTTATGGGCGGTTCACTTTTCCTTTCGCTGTATAAATCGAGTGAAGTTCGTTCAGCGCGTTATTTAACCGGCGCACAATCGGTTAGCTGGCAGCAACCTTCGTTATAA
- a CDS encoding triose-phosphate isomerase family protein: MKRNAARIVVANWKMYLSCSEVKDRIEKNTEILQALSAFVDCKAVICPSAESLSLVHSVIQKSNVLLGAQTCAAFYSGAYTGQISARSLAEIGCSYCIIAHSEERARSHENDQLLQHKIEQAFANNLIPIFCIGETNEQFNAGSVQEVLEHQLGPVLAALQKIEGSKTIYIAYEPIWAIGTGKIPQADYIQTIFERLDAFFVSLSAQHTIGFLYGGSVDEGNASKFWKIALLRGLLVGKASTDFQTLKKIVLSSVE; encoded by the coding sequence ATGAAGCGGAATGCTGCGCGTATTGTTGTCGCAAATTGGAAAATGTATCTTTCATGTAGCGAAGTTAAAGATCGTATAGAAAAAAACACTGAGATTTTGCAGGCGCTCTCCGCTTTTGTTGATTGCAAAGCAGTTATTTGTCCATCAGCCGAAAGCTTGAGCCTTGTTCATTCAGTAATACAAAAATCAAATGTGCTTCTTGGTGCGCAAACATGCGCCGCATTTTATTCCGGTGCGTATACGGGCCAAATTTCGGCACGCTCACTGGCAGAGATTGGGTGTAGTTACTGCATTATAGCGCACAGCGAAGAAAGAGCTCGATCACACGAAAACGATCAACTGTTGCAACACAAAATTGAACAGGCATTCGCCAATAATCTTATACCGATCTTTTGCATCGGCGAAACAAACGAGCAGTTTAATGCAGGATCGGTGCAAGAGGTTTTAGAGCACCAGTTAGGCCCCGTTTTGGCCGCGCTGCAAAAAATAGAAGGCAGCAAAACTATCTATATTGCCTATGAACCAATTTGGGCCATTGGTACCGGAAAAATTCCTCAAGCAGATTATATTCAAACTATTTTTGAGCGCCTCGATGCGTTTTTTGTTTCATTGTCGGCTCAGCATACTATCGGGTTTTTATATGGCGGAAGTGTTGACGAGGGCAACGCCAGCAAATTCTGGAAAATCGCATTGTTACGGGGATTGCTCGTCGGTAAAGCGAGTACCGATTTTCAAACGCTCAAAAAAATAGTATTATCGTCTGTAGAATAA